Proteins from one Hydrogenophaga sp. SL48 genomic window:
- a CDS encoding IlvD/Edd family dehydratase: MTTPKRKLRSTEWFGTADKNGFMYRSWMKNQGIPDHEFDGRPIIGICNTWSELTPCNAHFRKIAEHVKRGIYEAGGFPVEFPVFSNGESNLRPTAMLTRNLASMDVEEAIRGNPIDAVVLLVGCDKTTPALLMGAASCDVPAIVVTGGPMLNGKLEGKNIGSGTAVWQLHESLKAGEINEHQFFAAEAGMSRSAGTCNTMGTASTMACMAEALGTSLPHNAAIPAVDARRYVLAHMSGQRIVEMAKEGLTLSKILTREAFENAIRTNAAIGGSTNAVIHLKAIAGRIGVQLDLEDWTRIGQGTPTLVDLQPSGRYLMEEFYYAGGLPAVLRRLGEHKLLPHPNALTVNGKSLWDNVREAPQYNDEVIRTLDNPLLADGGIRILRGNLAPRGAVLKPSAATPELLKHRGRAVVFENLEHYKERIVDEDLDIDASCVMVLKNCGPRGYPGMAEVGNMGLPPKLLRQGIKDMVRISDARMSGTAYGTVVLHVAPEAAAGGPLAAVRDGDFIEMDCEQGRLHLDISDAELAERLAALGNTDMGGRGGYQRLYVDHVLQADDGCDFDFLVGCRGSAVPRHSH; this comes from the coding sequence ATGACCACCCCCAAGCGCAAACTCCGCTCCACCGAATGGTTCGGCACGGCCGACAAAAACGGCTTCATGTACCGCAGCTGGATGAAGAACCAGGGCATCCCGGACCACGAGTTCGACGGCCGCCCCATCATCGGCATCTGCAACACCTGGAGCGAGCTCACGCCCTGCAACGCGCACTTCCGCAAGATCGCCGAACACGTCAAGCGCGGCATCTACGAGGCGGGCGGTTTCCCGGTGGAGTTCCCGGTGTTCTCCAACGGCGAATCCAACCTGCGCCCCACCGCCATGCTCACGCGCAACCTCGCCAGCATGGACGTGGAAGAAGCCATCCGCGGCAACCCCATCGACGCCGTGGTGCTGCTGGTGGGCTGCGACAAGACCACGCCCGCGCTGCTGATGGGCGCGGCCAGCTGCGACGTGCCGGCCATCGTGGTCACCGGTGGCCCCATGCTCAACGGCAAGCTCGAAGGCAAGAACATCGGCTCGGGCACGGCCGTGTGGCAGCTGCACGAATCGCTCAAGGCGGGCGAGATCAACGAACACCAGTTCTTCGCGGCCGAGGCCGGCATGTCGCGCTCGGCCGGCACCTGCAACACCATGGGCACGGCCAGCACCATGGCCTGCATGGCCGAGGCGCTGGGCACCTCCCTGCCGCACAACGCGGCGATCCCGGCGGTGGATGCGCGCCGCTACGTGCTCGCGCACATGTCGGGCCAGCGCATCGTGGAGATGGCGAAGGAAGGCCTCACGCTGTCCAAGATCCTGACCCGCGAGGCGTTTGAAAACGCGATCCGCACCAACGCCGCCATCGGCGGTTCGACCAACGCGGTGATCCACCTGAAAGCCATCGCGGGCCGCATCGGCGTGCAGCTCGACCTCGAAGACTGGACGCGCATCGGCCAGGGCACGCCCACCCTGGTGGACCTGCAGCCCTCGGGCCGGTACCTCATGGAGGAGTTCTATTACGCCGGCGGCCTGCCCGCCGTGCTGCGCCGCCTGGGCGAACACAAGCTGCTGCCGCACCCGAACGCGCTCACCGTCAACGGCAAGAGCCTGTGGGACAACGTGCGCGAGGCGCCGCAGTACAACGACGAGGTGATCCGCACGCTCGACAACCCGCTGCTGGCCGACGGCGGCATCCGCATCCTGCGCGGCAACCTGGCACCGCGCGGCGCGGTGCTCAAGCCCTCGGCCGCCACACCGGAACTGCTCAAGCACCGGGGCCGCGCGGTGGTGTTCGAGAACCTGGAGCACTACAAGGAGCGCATCGTCGATGAAGACCTGGACATCGACGCCAGCTGCGTGATGGTGCTGAAGAACTGCGGCCCGCGCGGCTACCCCGGCATGGCCGAGGTGGGCAACATGGGCCTGCCGCCCAAGCTGCTGCGCCAGGGCATCAAGGACATGGTGCGCATCTCCGACGCGCGCATGAGCGGCACCGCCTACGGCACCGTGGTGCTGCACGTGGCGCCCGAGGCCGCTGCGGGTGGCCCGCTGGCTGCGGTGCGCGACGGCGACTTCATCGAGATGGACTGCGAGCAGGGCCGCCTGCACCTGGACATCAGCGACGCCGAACTGGCCGAGCGCC